A stretch of Lysobacter sp. K5869 DNA encodes these proteins:
- a CDS encoding HNH endonuclease — translation MRSALRRRLLQAARTDALASLDGDTWQTRCLHCRRALALRADGEALGATSLEHVVPSAWFGRRAAAELCARVGDHADDPRNLALACAPCNHGKGCSHDARGPGDARAREVVAALLDARLSRWREPTED, via the coding sequence ATGCGCTCCGCGCTGCGCCGCCGTTTGCTGCAAGCCGCGCGCACCGACGCGCTGGCCTCGCTCGACGGCGACACTTGGCAGACCCGCTGCCTGCACTGCCGCCGCGCCCTCGCCCTGCGCGCCGACGGCGAAGCGCTCGGCGCGACCTCGCTCGAACACGTCGTCCCCAGCGCCTGGTTCGGCCGCCGCGCCGCGGCCGAGCTGTGCGCGCGGGTCGGCGACCACGCCGACGATCCGCGCAACCTCGCCCTCGCCTGCGCGCCGTGCAATCACGGCAAGGGCTGCAGCCACGACGCGCGCGGCCCGGGCGACGCCCGCGCGCGCGAGGTGGTCGCGGCGTTGCTGGATGCGCGCCTGTCGCGTTGGCGCGAGCCGACCGAAGACTGA